One Catenulispora sp. MAP5-51 DNA window includes the following coding sequences:
- a CDS encoding DUF885 domain-containing protein, translated as MTSINEIAEDYVARYVELDPQFATDLGVAGHDHELTDYSLEGFAERNTLTASTLAAIRALEPADENERVAKEAMEERLALAVETYEAGDDTSSLNVLASPFQAVRSVFDQMSTDGEENHANIAARLAAVPEALEQLKATLADSAANGRTSARRQVLACAKQAKDWNGEFGGENFWTGLVGRTGAAGAVREDLDRGAAAATAATAEFGRFLIEKLLPSAPAKDAVGRERYQRASREFLGDVIDLEETYHWGLEEVARLRAEMAATAARVVPGGSLADALTALDSDPSRQITGADNFRAWMQEKSDEAVEALAGVHFDIPEPVRRLECMIAPTHDGVMYYTPPSEDFARPGRMWWSVPEGQTEFATWRETTTVYHEGVPGHHLQCAQTAYRKDVLNRWQRSMCWVSGHGEGWALYAERLMDDLGYLADPGDKLGMLDGQMMRAVRVVVDLGMHMEFEIPAGTDFGNGAEHGGERWTPELGWEYMTANVNTTEAQLAFELDRYLGWPGQAPAYKIGERIWLQARADAEARKGADFDLKTFHRQALDLGSIGLEPLREALGRL; from the coding sequence GTGACGTCCATCAATGAGATCGCCGAAGACTACGTCGCCCGCTACGTCGAACTGGACCCGCAGTTCGCCACCGACCTCGGTGTGGCCGGGCACGATCACGAGTTGACCGATTACTCCCTGGAGGGCTTCGCCGAGCGCAACACGCTGACGGCTTCCACCCTCGCGGCGATCCGGGCGCTGGAGCCCGCGGACGAGAACGAGCGCGTCGCCAAAGAGGCGATGGAAGAGCGGCTGGCCCTGGCCGTCGAGACCTACGAGGCCGGCGACGACACCTCCTCGCTGAACGTGCTCGCCAGCCCCTTCCAGGCGGTGCGCTCGGTGTTCGACCAGATGAGCACCGACGGCGAGGAGAACCACGCGAACATCGCCGCGCGTCTGGCGGCCGTGCCGGAGGCGCTGGAGCAGCTGAAGGCGACGCTGGCCGACTCGGCGGCGAACGGCCGCACCTCCGCGCGGCGCCAGGTGCTGGCCTGCGCCAAGCAGGCCAAGGACTGGAACGGCGAGTTCGGCGGGGAGAACTTCTGGACCGGCCTGGTCGGGCGCACCGGCGCCGCCGGCGCGGTCCGCGAGGACCTGGACCGGGGCGCCGCGGCGGCCACCGCCGCGACCGCCGAGTTCGGCCGCTTCCTCATCGAGAAGCTGCTGCCCTCCGCGCCGGCCAAGGACGCCGTCGGCCGCGAGCGCTACCAGCGTGCCTCGCGCGAGTTCCTGGGCGATGTCATCGACCTGGAGGAGACCTACCACTGGGGCCTGGAGGAAGTGGCCCGGCTGCGCGCCGAGATGGCCGCGACCGCCGCGCGCGTCGTGCCCGGCGGCTCGCTGGCCGACGCGCTGACCGCGCTGGACTCCGACCCCTCCCGCCAGATCACCGGCGCCGACAACTTCCGCGCCTGGATGCAGGAGAAGTCCGACGAGGCCGTCGAGGCCCTGGCCGGCGTCCACTTCGACATCCCCGAGCCGGTGCGCCGCCTGGAGTGCATGATCGCCCCGACCCACGACGGCGTCATGTACTACACGCCGCCGTCGGAGGACTTCGCGCGGCCGGGCCGCATGTGGTGGTCGGTGCCCGAGGGCCAGACCGAGTTCGCCACCTGGCGCGAGACCACGACGGTCTACCACGAGGGCGTCCCGGGGCATCACCTGCAGTGCGCGCAGACCGCCTACCGCAAGGACGTGCTGAACCGCTGGCAGCGTTCGATGTGCTGGGTCTCCGGCCACGGCGAGGGCTGGGCGCTGTACGCCGAGCGGCTGATGGACGACCTGGGCTACCTGGCCGACCCCGGCGACAAGCTGGGCATGCTCGACGGCCAGATGATGCGCGCCGTGCGCGTGGTCGTGGACCTGGGCATGCACATGGAGTTCGAGATCCCGGCCGGGACCGACTTCGGCAACGGCGCCGAGCACGGCGGCGAGCGCTGGACCCCGGAGCTGGGCTGGGAGTACATGACGGCGAACGTCAACACCACCGAGGCGCAGCTCGCCTTCGAGCTGGACCGCTACCTCGGCTGGCCGGGCCAGGCGCCGGCGTACAAGATCGGCGAGCGGATCTGGCTCCAGGCGCGCGCCGACGCCGAGGCGCGCAAGGGTGCCGACTTCGACCTGAAGACCTTCCACCGGCAGGCCCTCGACCTCGGCTCGATCGGCCTGGAGCCGCTGCGCGAGGCGCTCGGCCGGCTGTAG
- a CDS encoding metal-dependent hydrolase has translation MAQITTTLVTFPAGATSGTATVLAVQPLPEGAGVIVDATPFHPLDHSWPDQPGDTGVLIGADGTEHAVADCLTGGFGPDGQFAVGADIPVRRGEETWQWLAVHVLDGTDGADAPAPGTTVELRVEESRRAALSASHTGCHLMALALNEALADRWRKEVRTDGLGQPDFDSLAMDTSRIGLDASTDRYRLGKSLRKKGFDPEGLREALPELTEKINTRLAAWLAQDAAIRIDTPGPELTARRQWACELPEATVEIACGGTHLHRLGELASLTAELTLSEDGSEFVVVATPKRG, from the coding sequence ATGGCACAGATCACTACTACCCTCGTCACCTTCCCCGCCGGCGCGACGTCCGGCACCGCGACCGTTCTGGCCGTACAGCCGCTGCCGGAGGGCGCGGGCGTGATCGTCGACGCCACGCCGTTCCATCCGCTGGACCACAGCTGGCCCGACCAGCCCGGCGACACCGGCGTGCTGATCGGCGCCGACGGGACGGAGCACGCGGTGGCGGACTGCCTGACCGGCGGATTCGGCCCGGACGGGCAGTTCGCGGTCGGCGCGGACATCCCGGTCCGCCGCGGCGAGGAGACCTGGCAGTGGCTGGCCGTGCACGTCCTCGACGGCACGGACGGCGCGGACGCCCCGGCCCCCGGCACGACGGTGGAACTGCGCGTCGAGGAATCCCGCCGCGCGGCACTGTCCGCCTCGCACACCGGCTGCCACCTGATGGCCCTGGCCCTCAACGAAGCGCTGGCCGACCGCTGGCGCAAGGAGGTCCGCACCGACGGCCTGGGCCAGCCGGACTTCGACAGCCTCGCGATGGACACCTCACGCATCGGCCTGGACGCCAGCACCGACCGCTACCGCCTCGGCAAGTCGCTGCGCAAGAAGGGCTTCGACCCCGAAGGCCTCCGCGAAGCCCTGCCGGAACTGACGGAGAAGATCAACACCCGCCTCGCGGCCTGGCTCGCACAGGACGCCGCAATCCGCATCGACACCCCCGGCCCGGAACTGACGGCCCGCCGCCAGTGGGCATGCGAACTGCCGGAGGCAACGGTGGAGATCGCCTGCGGCGGCACCCACCTGCACCGACTCGGGGAACTGGCCTCGCTGACCGCCGAGCTGACGCTGTCGGAGGACGGGAGCGAGTTCGTGGTGGTGGCGACGCCGAAGCGGGGGTAG
- the dtd gene encoding D-aminoacyl-tRNA deacylase, whose product MRAVVQRVSEASVTVAGEVVGAIQGPGLAVLVGVTHDDTPAKAAQLARKLWSLRLFEGEDGELGEPGTERSCSDFGAPLLVISQFTLYGDARKGRRPTWSAAAPGPVAEPLVEAVVAELRGLGAKVETGRFGADMKVALVNDGPFTVVLEV is encoded by the coding sequence ATGCGAGCCGTGGTCCAGAGGGTGAGTGAGGCGTCGGTGACGGTGGCCGGCGAGGTGGTCGGGGCGATCCAGGGCCCGGGCCTGGCCGTATTGGTCGGCGTCACCCATGACGACACCCCCGCCAAGGCCGCGCAGCTGGCCCGCAAGCTGTGGAGCCTGCGCCTGTTCGAGGGCGAGGACGGTGAGCTCGGCGAGCCCGGCACCGAGCGGTCCTGCTCCGATTTCGGTGCGCCACTGCTCGTAATCAGCCAGTTCACGCTCTACGGCGACGCGCGCAAGGGTCGGCGCCCCACCTGGAGCGCCGCCGCGCCCGGACCGGTCGCCGAGCCGCTGGTCGAAGCGGTGGTCGCCGAACTGCGCGGGCTCGGGGCGAAAGTGGAGACCGGTCGATTCGGCGCGGATATGAAAGTGGCGCTCGTGAACGACGGTCCTTTCACTGTCGTTCTGGAGGTCTGA
- a CDS encoding S8 family serine peptidase: MLSGTAAARAAQQPVGQIYGGAPVVGAGHCTAPPPAPDLPAGDAAPDLLWPQQKLGLSQAGVWYLNRGKDVTVAVVDTGVDPSNPAFGPEAVLPGPSVVDPGDTADYDCSGHGTAVAAIIAGRQSGLFGFTGVAPEAQILPIRQSYDPKTPGSSVKLADAIRTATAAGARIINISIGVPDDSPQLRSAVQNALASDVLIVAAVGPWPKSYPAAIPGVLAVGAINDDGSAVDSRPRGGNGAGTPALVSAPGGRMAVPAAGYPDGLTAMQGTDLAAPFVSGVAALVLSYRPTLHNWQVVQRLEATADPPVTNPSSAPGTPASADPVTGYGVVDPYRAVSEDLPDERRPDPSIGPGVIVSPAAAAMPGHDAGASRVALGVSAAGVLALAAPVAVAAARRGRVKGSRAGV; the protein is encoded by the coding sequence ATGTTGTCGGGTACTGCCGCGGCCCGTGCGGCTCAACAGCCTGTCGGTCAGATATATGGTGGCGCGCCGGTCGTCGGCGCCGGCCATTGCACCGCGCCGCCGCCGGCGCCCGACCTGCCGGCCGGCGACGCCGCGCCGGACCTGCTGTGGCCCCAGCAGAAGCTGGGCCTGAGCCAGGCCGGCGTCTGGTATCTGAACCGCGGCAAGGACGTCACCGTCGCCGTCGTCGACACCGGCGTCGATCCGTCCAACCCGGCGTTCGGGCCGGAGGCGGTGCTGCCCGGCCCGAGCGTCGTCGACCCCGGCGACACCGCCGACTACGACTGCAGCGGCCACGGCACCGCGGTCGCGGCGATCATCGCGGGCAGGCAGAGCGGCCTGTTCGGCTTCACGGGGGTCGCGCCGGAGGCGCAGATCCTGCCGATCCGGCAGAGCTACGACCCGAAGACGCCCGGCAGCTCGGTGAAGCTCGCCGACGCGATCCGCACCGCGACGGCGGCCGGCGCGCGGATCATCAACATCTCCATCGGCGTCCCCGACGACTCCCCGCAGCTGCGCTCTGCCGTGCAGAACGCGTTGGCCAGCGACGTGCTGATCGTCGCCGCGGTCGGTCCCTGGCCCAAGAGCTATCCGGCGGCGATCCCCGGGGTGCTGGCGGTCGGGGCGATCAACGACGACGGCAGCGCCGTCGATTCCCGACCGCGCGGCGGGAACGGCGCCGGAACCCCGGCGCTGGTGTCCGCGCCCGGCGGCCGGATGGCGGTCCCGGCCGCCGGGTATCCGGACGGTCTCACCGCCATGCAGGGCACGGACCTGGCCGCGCCGTTCGTCTCCGGCGTCGCGGCCCTCGTCCTGTCCTACCGGCCGACCCTGCACAACTGGCAGGTGGTGCAACGGCTGGAGGCCACGGCCGACCCGCCGGTGACTAACCCCTCCAGCGCGCCGGGTACGCCGGCCTCAGCGGATCCGGTGACCGGATACGGCGTCGTCGACCCGTACCGCGCGGTCTCGGAGGACCTGCCGGACGAGCGGCGCCCCGACCCCTCGATCGGTCCCGGCGTCATCGTCTCGCCGGCCGCCGCCGCCATGCCCGGCCACGACGCCGGCGCGTCGCGCGTCGCGCTCGGTGTGAGCGCGGCCGGGGTGCTGGCGCTGGCCGCTCCGGTGGCCGTCGCGGCGGCGCGCCGGGGGCGCGTAAAGGGCTCGCGCGCCGGCGTGTGA